Proteins from one Chitinophaga oryzae genomic window:
- a CDS encoding MFS transporter has product MSSATLPLFKPWVPEWLIRVTIFLVLLPALGIFALYFSNGAETAGYYGMEPADVQYSVVLMYAMLVAFLPVDDRLVKYMKPRPYLLIGAVVNTLTCFICASSRNISVFMICRFIQGVMCAPFCSICLHMIFSRLRSDRARVIGYSVFYGSLQISIPGGALFCSWLLYYIEFNQLFYFLVLLEVPGILLLLMITNNVRLRKKFPLYQLDWPSAFLYAVLLCIAGYIFVYGQQLNWFSNPQLCWLLLIALISGTLFCVRQFSLKRPLLNLRLFRFAGFRNGLLLLVAYYVFKGTTGHVYAYLQGVLQVDPVHLTPVWVSNIAGIVAGVVVASRLVLNQTDTRRILCCGFLSLLLFHIWMYFLFSRVANTSQFLAPMWIQGFGTGALFVPIIMYVVGTVPAAMAGSVSFIGIAARFTGFCGSLAFANYFQLYARSIHYNKFREQFTDINPIRENVLEQFRQHFLANGRDMATARQLADGAARRLLQEQTGLRASMDYYGWMIIGLSVLITVIIAGPWVKQQVLRPRKAFTPY; this is encoded by the coding sequence ATGTCATCCGCCACTTTACCACTTTTTAAACCCTGGGTCCCTGAATGGCTGATCCGTGTGACGATCTTCCTCGTGTTGTTGCCGGCACTGGGCATCTTCGCGCTCTATTTCAGCAACGGCGCGGAAACCGCCGGTTATTACGGTATGGAGCCGGCAGACGTACAATATTCCGTTGTGCTGATGTACGCCATGCTGGTGGCTTTTCTCCCGGTAGACGACCGGCTGGTGAAATATATGAAGCCCCGGCCCTACCTCCTTATCGGCGCCGTCGTGAATACGCTGACCTGTTTCATCTGCGCCAGCAGCCGGAACATATCCGTCTTTATGATCTGCCGTTTCATCCAGGGGGTGATGTGCGCCCCGTTCTGCAGCATCTGCCTCCATATGATTTTCTCCCGCTTACGCTCCGACAGGGCACGGGTGATCGGTTACTCCGTCTTCTATGGCAGCCTGCAGATATCTATACCCGGCGGCGCGCTCTTTTGCAGCTGGTTATTATATTATATTGAATTCAACCAGCTGTTTTATTTCCTTGTGCTGCTGGAGGTCCCGGGTATCCTGCTCCTGCTCATGATCACGAACAACGTACGCCTCCGGAAGAAATTCCCGTTGTACCAGCTGGACTGGCCCAGTGCTTTTTTATACGCTGTTTTGTTGTGTATAGCGGGCTACATCTTTGTCTACGGCCAGCAGCTCAATTGGTTCTCCAACCCGCAGCTGTGTTGGCTGCTGCTCATCGCGCTGATCAGCGGGACGCTTTTCTGCGTACGGCAGTTTTCATTAAAACGTCCGTTGCTGAATCTCCGGTTGTTTCGTTTTGCCGGCTTCAGAAACGGGCTGTTGCTACTCGTCGCCTATTATGTATTTAAGGGTACCACCGGGCATGTATATGCTTATCTGCAGGGGGTGCTGCAGGTAGACCCTGTGCATCTGACCCCTGTATGGGTGAGCAATATCGCCGGTATAGTGGCAGGCGTGGTGGTCGCTTCCCGGCTGGTACTTAACCAAACGGATACACGCCGGATACTGTGCTGCGGCTTTCTGTCACTGTTGCTGTTTCATATCTGGATGTACTTTTTGTTTTCCCGCGTAGCCAACACCAGCCAGTTTCTGGCGCCCATGTGGATACAGGGTTTTGGAACAGGAGCGCTGTTCGTGCCCATCATCATGTATGTCGTGGGGACGGTCCCGGCAGCCATGGCGGGCAGTGTTTCCTTCATTGGTATTGCCGCCCGTTTTACCGGCTTTTGCGGCAGCCTGGCTTTCGCGAACTATTTCCAGTTATATGCCAGGAGCATTCATTATAATAAATTCAGGGAGCAGTTCACCGATATCAATCCCATACGGGAAAATGTGCTGGAGCAGTTCCGGCAACATTTCCTGGCCAACGGGCGGGATATGGCCACTGCGCGGCAGCTGGCAGACGGTGCCGCCAGGCGCCTGTTGCAGGAACAAACAGGCTTACGGGCATCGATGGATTATTATGGCTGGATGATTATCGGTTTAAGTGTATTGATTACCGTTATAATAGCGGGACCATGGGTCAAACAACAGGTATTGCGCCCCCGGAAGGCGTTTACGCCGTATTGA
- a CDS encoding sensor histidine kinase — MDYIVMTTKFKILLVDDHRANLLVLQRMLETEKRTFVLATTGREALDIAREQDDIGLVMLDVQMPDMDGYEVARQLKAHPQTKDISVIFVTATNKDEEDMLKGFEKGAVDYLPKPLHKHLTRAKVDVFERLYYYQRELKMALKAKEQINGQLERFMHVVAHDLKSPLSGITSLLLILREEEELQRSTELLSFVDMAVDASHKLADMISAILEYSRAHQDNQPEELTAVNELLGTLVQLLFPPANVHIQIADNLPVLYTSRQKLQQVFQNLISNAIKYVDKPRVEISIGGEDKGEYYEFFVKDNGPGIADKDNERIFRLFEKVENDGDNGKGTGIGLNILKLLVETQGGKVWVESVKGEGSCFYFQWRK, encoded by the coding sequence ATGGATTATATAGTTATGACCACGAAGTTTAAAATATTATTGGTAGATGACCATAGGGCCAATCTCCTGGTATTGCAGCGTATGCTCGAGACGGAAAAACGGACCTTTGTGCTGGCCACCACCGGCCGGGAAGCCCTGGATATCGCCCGGGAACAGGACGATATAGGACTGGTAATGCTCGATGTCCAGATGCCGGACATGGATGGCTATGAGGTAGCCCGCCAGCTCAAAGCCCACCCGCAGACAAAGGATATCTCCGTCATTTTCGTAACAGCTACCAACAAAGACGAGGAAGATATGCTGAAAGGCTTTGAGAAAGGAGCGGTAGACTACCTTCCCAAACCCCTGCACAAACACCTGACCCGCGCCAAAGTGGATGTCTTCGAACGGCTGTATTACTATCAGCGTGAGCTGAAAATGGCGCTGAAAGCGAAGGAACAGATCAACGGGCAGCTGGAGCGTTTTATGCATGTGGTGGCCCACGACCTGAAATCGCCGCTCTCCGGTATTACCAGCCTTTTGCTTATTCTCCGCGAGGAGGAAGAGCTGCAGCGGTCCACAGAACTGCTGTCTTTTGTAGACATGGCGGTAGACGCCTCCCATAAACTGGCTGATATGATCTCCGCTATCCTGGAATACAGCCGCGCACACCAGGACAACCAGCCGGAAGAACTGACAGCGGTGAATGAACTGCTGGGAACACTGGTACAGCTGTTGTTCCCGCCGGCCAATGTGCATATACAGATAGCGGATAATCTTCCCGTTTTATATACCAGCCGCCAGAAACTGCAACAGGTGTTCCAGAACCTGATCAGCAACGCGATTAAATATGTAGACAAACCCCGGGTGGAAATCAGTATCGGGGGAGAGGATAAGGGCGAATACTATGAGTTTTTCGTAAAAGACAACGGGCCGGGGATCGCAGACAAAGACAACGAACGCATTTTCCGGCTGTTTGAAAAAGTAGAGAATGACGGCGATAACGGCAAAGGGACCGGTATCGGTCTTAATATCCTGAAACTGCTGGTGGAAACACAGGGCGGTAAGGTATGGGTGGAATCAGTGAAAGGGGAAGGAAGTTGTTTTTATTTCCAATGGAGAAAGTAA
- a CDS encoding glycosyltransferase family 2 protein: MDSTFWEILRNIFETGIFVYGAVLLGTYALLALFSIIAVRAYAKKGESQQVEMLLKSPLAPGITVLAPAYNEGLTIIYNVRSLMTLVYPRYEIIVINDGSTDNSLEQLIEAFELVAVDFAYNVKIPTQPVRHVYKSSNPAYALLTIIDKVNGKSKADAVNAGINAASYDYFVCTDVDCILHEHTLVELIKPVMQEPHKRVIATGATLRIANSCEFDQGVMTRMRPPRQLLPRFQEVEYIRAFVLGKMGWSLINCVPNVSGGLGLFDKEVAIRCGGYDFSSFGEDMELMTRMCRYACDNKIDYAIRYVPRTLCWTEAPVTVRIFGRQRTRWARGLAQLMHAHFSMFMHPRYGRMGMIIFPYNFFFELLAPIVEAVGIVFYITGAVLGLINWPTAVLLLLFIYTYSVMITTLAILWDQLTFRYYKSWREVIYLCATPLMEMFLYHPLIVFFSLRGYFHFLTKKKSSWGNMQRRGFQQQASGTAAAN, from the coding sequence ATGGACAGTACCTTCTGGGAAATACTCAGGAATATATTCGAGACCGGCATTTTTGTTTACGGCGCCGTGCTGCTGGGCACCTATGCCCTGTTAGCGCTGTTTTCCATCATCGCGGTGCGGGCTTACGCCAAAAAAGGGGAATCTCAGCAGGTAGAGATGCTGCTCAAATCACCGCTGGCGCCGGGCATCACCGTGCTCGCCCCCGCCTATAACGAAGGCCTGACGATCATCTATAACGTGCGTTCACTCATGACGCTGGTCTATCCCCGTTATGAGATCATCGTCATCAATGACGGCAGCACGGACAATAGCCTGGAGCAGCTGATCGAGGCTTTTGAGCTCGTGGCGGTGGACTTCGCCTATAACGTGAAGATCCCCACACAGCCGGTGCGTCACGTCTATAAATCCTCCAATCCGGCTTATGCGCTGCTCACCATTATCGACAAGGTAAATGGTAAAAGCAAGGCTGACGCCGTGAATGCCGGCATTAATGCCGCGTCGTACGATTACTTTGTATGTACCGATGTGGACTGTATCCTGCACGAACATACGCTGGTGGAGCTTATCAAACCGGTGATGCAGGAACCGCATAAACGTGTGATTGCCACCGGCGCCACGCTGCGTATCGCCAATTCCTGTGAGTTTGACCAGGGGGTGATGACGCGGATGCGGCCGCCGCGGCAGCTGTTGCCCCGCTTCCAGGAAGTGGAATATATCCGCGCCTTTGTACTGGGTAAAATGGGGTGGAGCCTGATTAACTGCGTTCCTAATGTGTCCGGCGGCCTCGGGCTGTTTGACAAGGAAGTGGCTATCCGTTGCGGCGGATATGACTTCAGCTCCTTCGGGGAGGACATGGAACTGATGACCCGTATGTGCCGGTACGCCTGCGACAACAAGATCGACTATGCCATCCGGTACGTTCCCCGCACACTCTGCTGGACGGAAGCGCCGGTGACCGTACGCATCTTCGGCCGGCAGCGCACCCGCTGGGCCAGGGGCCTGGCGCAGCTGATGCATGCACATTTCAGTATGTTTATGCATCCCCGTTATGGCCGTATGGGCATGATTATTTTTCCCTACAACTTCTTTTTCGAGTTGCTGGCGCCTATCGTGGAGGCTGTAGGTATTGTGTTTTACATTACAGGCGCGGTGCTGGGGCTGATCAACTGGCCCACAGCGGTGCTGCTGCTGTTGTTTATATATACTTATTCCGTGATGATCACCACCCTCGCCATCCTATGGGACCAGCTTACGTTCCGGTACTATAAGAGCTGGCGGGAAGTGATCTATCTCTGCGCCACCCCGTTAATGGAGATGTTCCTGTATCACCCGCTGATCGTGTTTTTCTCGCTGCGGGGATATTTTCATTTCCTTACAAAGAAAAAGAGCAGCTGGGGCAACATGCAGCGGCGTGGTTTCCAGCAGCAGGCTTCCGGTACTGCCGCTGCCAATTAA
- a CDS encoding TolC family protein, whose translation MMKHDILRLSLLLATAYPWPVCAQQPRPGEITLAMVWEQAEAGNRQIALQQQELAGSTEKVLAARDARLPSLNLDGSYSRLSNMPLYTEGILHAPKQFPVSHEHYAAGSNLYVNLYNGGQTTREIAIAKTEQSISATRLQRSVADIRYEAAVHFLDLYRYQQFRTLLEQDIRASELQLTEIKHLYKNGLVLKSDVLREEVKIANQQLSLTEINNNIAISTQRLHYLMGRPDTGALYPVVALPPTAAPPPDTSSQDAPEYRLALKHTSLGALKLDQVKAAPLPKLGFFAEYRYTYPQTSYYPYSRVPWSAGQAGLSLSVPVAAFYQNRHKTRAARIAWQQQQTLTASVQDKLRQDIHAAYLHYQEAVQQTAVARNNMLQATESLRILRNAYFNQQSLLSDLLDAETQLLQSKFNLTTAMVRVQVQHYQLLRLTGRI comes from the coding sequence ATGATGAAACACGATATTTTACGTTTATCCCTGCTGCTGGCCACCGCTTATCCGTGGCCGGTCTGCGCCCAGCAGCCCCGTCCGGGCGAAATTACGCTGGCCATGGTATGGGAGCAGGCGGAAGCCGGCAACCGGCAGATCGCCCTGCAACAGCAGGAACTGGCGGGCAGCACGGAGAAAGTGCTGGCGGCCCGCGACGCACGGCTGCCGTCGCTCAACCTGGACGGCTCCTACTCCCGCCTGAGCAATATGCCATTGTACACAGAGGGTATCCTGCACGCCCCTAAGCAGTTTCCCGTTTCCCATGAGCACTATGCCGCCGGCAGTAACCTGTACGTCAACCTGTACAACGGCGGACAGACCACCCGGGAAATAGCCATCGCCAAAACGGAACAGTCAATCTCCGCCACGCGGCTGCAACGTTCCGTAGCCGACATTCGCTACGAAGCTGCGGTACATTTCCTCGACCTCTATCGGTACCAGCAGTTCAGGACGTTGCTGGAACAGGATATCCGTGCCAGTGAGCTGCAGCTCACCGAAATAAAGCACCTGTACAAAAACGGGCTGGTATTGAAAAGCGATGTGCTGCGGGAGGAAGTAAAGATCGCCAACCAGCAGCTGTCGCTGACGGAGATCAACAACAACATCGCCATCAGCACCCAACGGCTCCACTACCTGATGGGCCGGCCCGATACCGGGGCGCTGTACCCTGTCGTTGCACTGCCGCCAACCGCGGCGCCGCCGCCTGACACCAGCAGTCAGGATGCCCCCGAATACAGACTGGCACTGAAGCATACCAGTCTCGGCGCCTTAAAGCTGGACCAGGTCAAAGCTGCGCCGTTGCCGAAGCTGGGCTTCTTCGCGGAATACCGCTACACCTATCCGCAAACGTCTTACTATCCGTATTCCAGGGTGCCATGGTCCGCCGGACAGGCAGGTCTTAGCCTCAGCGTGCCCGTCGCCGCTTTTTATCAGAACCGGCATAAAACACGGGCTGCCCGCATTGCATGGCAACAGCAGCAGACGCTGACCGCCAGCGTACAGGACAAACTGCGGCAGGACATACATGCAGCGTACCTCCATTACCAGGAAGCCGTCCAACAAACAGCCGTGGCACGCAATAATATGCTGCAAGCCACAGAGAGCCTGCGCATCCTGCGCAATGCCTATTTCAACCAGCAATCGCTGCTGAGTGATCTGCTGGACGCAGAAACACAATTGCTGCAATCAAAATTCAACCTCACCACCGCCATGGTAAGAGTGCAGGTACAACATTATCAATTACTCAGATTAACAGGAAGAATATGA
- a CDS encoding response regulator transcription factor gives MYKILVIEDDEVMPKIIERILHKEAYQLDHVVNGKEAIRKLEETNYGYDLIITDIMMPYANGFEILSRVKGRKEGKPIAVIIVSNAGNEDMILEGFKLGADDFLKKPVIPGELLIRVKRLLMQYQ, from the coding sequence ATGTATAAGATCCTTGTTATTGAAGACGATGAAGTGATGCCCAAAATCATTGAGCGGATACTTCATAAGGAAGCCTATCAGCTGGACCATGTAGTTAATGGAAAAGAGGCCATTAGAAAGCTGGAAGAGACCAACTATGGATACGACCTGATCATAACCGATATTATGATGCCGTATGCCAATGGTTTCGAAATCCTGAGCCGGGTAAAGGGCAGAAAAGAAGGCAAGCCTATCGCTGTTATCATTGTCTCCAATGCAGGCAATGAAGATATGATCCTGGAAGGCTTCAAACTGGGGGCGGACGATTTTCTCAAGAAGCCGGTCATCCCCGGTGAACTGCTGATCCGTGTGAAACGCCTGCTGATGCAATACCAGTAG
- a CDS encoding HlyD family secretion protein → MNKQLTTTDRFILYGTRAAALFTAAGLCCWGVWYCMRLLRYEETNDAQIEAYINPISARVSGYIHQIRFEENQFVNAGDTLVIIDDRDYKAQASEAAAALENARAQTTLLESRITTLRNEAAVSAARIDAAKARLSHQEQEYKRFANLLAEASTTQQRYDNVKAALDIATSEYQAALRDHASAEARIAEAAHQSAAVAAEIRRREAVAEQHQLSVGYTVIRAPYNGRVGRKNIQEGQLIQAGQPLTFISNDDTPKWVVANFKETQVQQFRTGQPVTVTVDAFPGETFHGEIASLSPATGSRYSLLPPDNATGNFVKIIQRIPVRIRLLENPTVLARLVAGMNANVSVSK, encoded by the coding sequence ATGAACAAACAACTGACAACCACCGACCGGTTTATCCTTTACGGCACGCGGGCAGCAGCGCTCTTTACAGCCGCAGGCCTCTGCTGCTGGGGAGTTTGGTACTGCATGCGCCTCCTGCGCTATGAAGAAACCAACGACGCACAGATAGAAGCCTATATCAATCCCATCAGCGCCCGCGTATCGGGCTACATCCACCAGATACGTTTCGAAGAAAACCAATTCGTCAATGCCGGCGATACACTGGTGATCATAGACGACCGGGATTATAAGGCACAGGCCTCCGAAGCTGCGGCGGCCCTGGAAAACGCCCGTGCGCAGACCACTTTGCTGGAAAGCCGTATCACCACCCTGAGAAACGAAGCTGCTGTTTCCGCCGCCCGTATAGATGCTGCCAAAGCGCGCCTGTCGCACCAGGAACAGGAGTATAAGCGGTTCGCCAATTTGCTGGCCGAAGCGTCCACCACGCAGCAACGGTATGACAATGTGAAGGCAGCGCTGGACATCGCCACCTCCGAATACCAGGCCGCGCTGCGCGATCATGCCTCTGCCGAAGCCCGCATTGCGGAAGCCGCCCATCAGTCGGCCGCCGTAGCAGCAGAAATCAGGCGCCGCGAGGCGGTGGCCGAACAGCACCAGCTCAGTGTAGGCTATACCGTTATCCGCGCTCCCTATAACGGACGCGTAGGCCGCAAGAATATTCAGGAAGGGCAACTGATACAGGCCGGCCAGCCGCTCACCTTCATTTCCAACGACGATACGCCGAAATGGGTGGTGGCCAATTTCAAAGAGACGCAGGTGCAGCAGTTCAGGACCGGGCAACCGGTGACCGTTACGGTAGACGCTTTCCCCGGTGAGACTTTCCACGGAGAGATCGCCTCCCTGTCTCCCGCTACAGGTTCCCGTTATTCGTTACTGCCGCCGGACAATGCCACCGGTAACTTCGTCAAGATCATCCAGCGGATACCGGTACGTATACGCCTGCTGGAAAATCCCACCGTACTGGCGCGCCTCGTTGCCGGTATGAATGCCAATGTTTCTGTCAGTAAATAG
- a CDS encoding glycosyltransferase family 2 protein — MEWFKEFYEGFIFVFGCVMLLMYAVLALLSLRGILRFQRSHSYVDYTKMLDSPLAPGISVIAPAYNEGVTIISNVRSLLTLVYPRYEVIIINDGSTDDTLDKLIREFELQEVDFAYNERIKSQPVKRVFKSVNNVYDKLLVIDKVNGKSKADASNAGINAASYDYFLCTDVDSILEKDTLLRLIKPFMDEEHQRIKAVGDPCPECGYVHFEEDSVRVIASGATLRLANSCEVDEGVITRVRPPRQWLPRFQEMEYIRAYVLGKMGWSLINCVPNVSGGLGLFDKEIAIKAGGYDSQSFAEDMDIVTRMCTYMIDNKLKYAIRYIPTSQCWTEGPPNLKVFGRQRTRWGRGLAEIITMHRKVLFHPRYKQLGLVVLPYNFFFEFLAPIIEFTGILFYIYLIITGQINWHYALILLLFVYLYSVMITTLAVWWDHMTFHYYKTWREVIGLALMAFLEPLFYHPLIVFFALKGYYYFLTGKKHSWGNMQRQGFGKKKTANA; from the coding sequence GTGGAATGGTTTAAAGAATTTTATGAAGGCTTCATCTTTGTGTTTGGCTGCGTGATGCTGCTGATGTATGCCGTGCTGGCCCTGCTCTCGCTCCGGGGCATCCTTCGTTTCCAGCGCAGCCATAGTTATGTGGACTATACGAAAATGCTGGACTCTCCCCTGGCGCCCGGCATCTCCGTGATTGCGCCGGCTTACAACGAAGGCGTGACCATCATCTCCAACGTGCGCTCCCTGCTGACGCTGGTATATCCCAGATATGAGGTGATCATCATCAACGACGGCAGTACAGACGACACACTCGATAAACTGATCCGTGAATTTGAATTACAGGAAGTGGATTTCGCCTACAACGAACGGATTAAATCGCAGCCGGTGAAACGTGTCTTCAAGTCAGTCAATAACGTTTACGATAAACTGCTGGTCATTGACAAGGTAAACGGCAAGAGCAAGGCAGATGCATCCAATGCCGGTATCAACGCCGCGTCGTATGACTACTTTCTCTGTACCGATGTAGACAGTATCCTGGAGAAAGACACCCTGTTGCGGCTCATCAAACCTTTTATGGACGAAGAACACCAGCGGATTAAAGCCGTGGGCGATCCCTGTCCGGAGTGCGGTTACGTGCATTTCGAGGAAGACAGCGTGCGGGTGATCGCTTCCGGCGCCACACTCCGGCTGGCCAACTCCTGCGAGGTAGACGAAGGGGTGATCACCCGTGTAAGGCCGCCCCGCCAGTGGCTGCCCCGTTTCCAGGAAATGGAATACATCCGGGCCTATGTGCTCGGCAAAATGGGTTGGAGCCTGATCAACTGCGTACCCAACGTATCCGGCGGCCTGGGGCTGTTCGATAAGGAAATAGCTATTAAAGCCGGCGGGTACGACAGCCAGTCCTTCGCAGAAGACATGGACATCGTGACCCGCATGTGCACCTACATGATCGACAACAAACTGAAATACGCCATCCGGTATATTCCCACCTCCCAGTGCTGGACGGAAGGCCCGCCCAACCTGAAAGTCTTCGGCCGCCAGCGTACCCGCTGGGGCCGTGGCCTCGCGGAAATCATCACCATGCACCGCAAGGTCCTCTTTCATCCGAGATACAAACAACTGGGACTGGTAGTGCTGCCCTACAATTTCTTTTTTGAATTCCTGGCGCCCATTATTGAGTTCACCGGCATCCTGTTTTACATCTACCTGATCATCACCGGCCAGATCAACTGGCATTACGCCCTGATACTACTGCTTTTTGTATACCTGTATTCCGTGATGATCACCACGCTGGCCGTGTGGTGGGACCATATGACCTTCCATTACTATAAGACGTGGCGGGAAGTGATAGGGCTTGCCCTGATGGCCTTTTTGGAGCCGTTGTTTTATCATCCGCTGATCGTCTTTTTCGCGTTGAAGGGATATTATTATTTCCTGACCGGCAAAAAACACTCCTGGGGCAATATGCAGCGCCAGGGCTTTGGCAAAAAGAAAACCGCAAACGCTTAG
- a CDS encoding HEAT repeat domain-containing protein — translation MKTIPAFFSATVDQFRYAPLVIQIAVAFTVIAVSMTAIAYISILINRYRSYLRDKKLAALHPMIDDLLTEHILMNEELYTDEPVEAAVPVEVFDKPIFEKKWARQVLIQRLMQYRDNVQGAMGSQLRNLYVQLGLDKDSLRKLKSSRWNHKIQALGELTNMDIPIADVIILPLTNSRNRELRAAARHAYIKLSKNEPFKFFDVATEPLLLWDQVELFRIISTTDRISIPNFAQWITYSSNKSIISFCLKLVEHYQQLSAVPAVVKLLDTRDHYLRANAINCLGKLKIEQVEEKLRSMYDSQPHHCRTEILKAFGRISSGKQIEFLRQEFLHSSDFEIRKHAAKSLINNQWAAGEVIQELVDTATRENKLILKHCMNPLIKF, via the coding sequence ATGAAAACCATACCGGCTTTTTTTTCGGCTACGGTGGACCAGTTCCGTTACGCCCCGCTCGTCATCCAGATCGCGGTAGCCTTTACCGTGATAGCCGTCTCGATGACAGCCATCGCCTATATCTCCATCCTGATCAACCGCTACCGGAGCTACCTTCGGGATAAAAAGCTGGCGGCTTTACATCCGATGATCGATGATCTGCTCACAGAACATATATTAATGAACGAAGAGCTGTATACCGATGAGCCGGTAGAGGCAGCTGTTCCGGTGGAAGTATTCGACAAACCCATCTTTGAAAAGAAATGGGCGCGGCAGGTGCTGATACAGCGGCTGATGCAGTACCGCGACAACGTACAGGGCGCTATGGGCAGCCAGCTGCGCAACCTTTACGTGCAGCTGGGGCTGGACAAGGACTCGCTCAGGAAGCTGAAGTCCAGCCGCTGGAACCATAAAATACAGGCACTTGGCGAGCTTACCAACATGGACATTCCTATTGCCGACGTGATCATCCTGCCGTTAACGAATAGCCGTAACCGTGAGTTACGCGCCGCTGCCCGTCACGCTTACATCAAGCTAAGCAAAAACGAGCCATTCAAATTTTTCGACGTCGCCACAGAGCCGTTGCTGCTCTGGGACCAGGTGGAGCTTTTCCGTATCATTTCCACCACCGACCGCATCTCCATTCCTAACTTTGCCCAGTGGATCACCTACTCTTCCAATAAAAGTATTATCTCCTTCTGTCTGAAGCTGGTAGAGCATTACCAGCAGTTAAGCGCCGTGCCTGCTGTGGTAAAGCTGCTGGACACCCGCGATCATTACCTGCGGGCCAATGCCATCAACTGCCTCGGTAAGTTAAAGATTGAACAGGTGGAGGAAAAACTGCGGAGCATGTATGACAGTCAGCCGCACCATTGCAGAACAGAAATACTGAAGGCTTTCGGGCGTATCAGCAGCGGAAAACAGATAGAATTCCTCCGGCAGGAGTTCCTGCATTCCTCGGATTTTGAGATCCGTAAACACGCCGCCAAATCGCTCATTAATAACCAATGGGCCGCCGGCGAGGTTATCCAGGAGCTGGTAGATACTGCTACCCGGGAGAACAAACTCATCCTGAAACACTGTATGAACCCGTTAATCAAATTCTAG
- a CDS encoding helix-turn-helix transcriptional regulator — MDVFKKFRNEIDSNPGAIYVLNEPLENRFPMHRHDKSQILLVEGGIAYLNTHNKQYYIPAQHYVWIPPGMDHNIKFNSSSLVIHNIYFMDEEDASHPFYGRLSIYPVTGVVNEILQLSAAWRGDILPGTWQHEVLTTLKHILPHTSGRPFSILLPTTEDSRMQDILRYLHDNVSEPLMLPDVAAHFGHSVRNLTRLFKQTLNTSFLQYVKMLKMIRAMELLLQTEMNVSEVAYEVGYSGITAFSNTFQQMLNMRPSDFRLLK, encoded by the coding sequence ATGGATGTCTTCAAAAAATTCAGGAATGAAATAGACAGTAACCCGGGAGCGATCTATGTATTAAATGAACCGCTGGAGAACCGGTTCCCGATGCACCGTCATGATAAAAGCCAGATACTGCTGGTGGAAGGAGGCATTGCTTACCTGAACACACACAATAAACAATACTATATTCCTGCACAACACTACGTTTGGATCCCTCCGGGGATGGACCACAATATCAAGTTCAACAGCTCCTCGCTGGTAATCCACAATATTTATTTTATGGATGAAGAAGATGCCAGCCATCCTTTTTACGGCCGGTTGAGCATCTACCCGGTAACGGGCGTGGTGAATGAAATCCTGCAGCTTTCCGCTGCATGGCGGGGAGATATCCTGCCGGGCACCTGGCAGCATGAGGTATTGACAACGTTGAAGCATATACTGCCGCATACCAGCGGCCGGCCCTTTTCCATCCTGCTGCCCACTACGGAAGACAGCCGCATGCAGGACATTCTCCGTTATCTGCACGACAACGTCAGCGAACCGCTGATGTTGCCGGACGTGGCTGCGCATTTCGGCCACAGCGTACGTAACCTGACCAGGCTTTTCAAACAAACACTGAACACTTCGTTCCTTCAATACGTAAAAATGCTGAAGATGATACGGGCCATGGAGCTGCTGTTACAGACGGAAATGAATGTGAGTGAGGTGGCGTACGAGGTGGGTTATTCGGGTATCACCGCGTTCAGTAATACTTTCCAGCAAATGCTTAACATGCGGCCCAGTGATTTCCGGCTGCTGAAATAA